A single window of Plasmodium reichenowi strain SY57 chromosome 12, whole genome shotgun sequence DNA harbors:
- a CDS encoding shewanella-like protein phosphatase 2, putative, which translates to MNISYLRNFSCIYFLIILWKFSYVYNESYANIQWEHDLFSISDLHSDLDALKKILLTENIIDEENSAIRENVLVIITGDVLDPAYDDIEILYFIENYNIKAKPLNSKIQLILGNHEVQNICLNFSGNKKYGEEYKDRNKLFKNGEVLYNYLLDKPFVIKVNDILFSHASILPYYAKRGIDYINDEGRREIKNNCTLLKFKSIIGERFCVGCHNGPTFNRYFSRAAEMPFRREVCKSLFKTLNILSAKKLVNGHSIQRNRKVNEYCKGGLIMADTGISKWKCGVINYVQYFQDGSYKVNYINTDI; encoded by the coding sequence atgaatatatcatatttaaGGAATTTttcatgtatatattttttgataatTTTATGGAAATTTAGTTATGTATATAACGAAAGTTATGCAAATATACAATGGGAACATGATTTATTTAGTATCAGTGATTTACATAGTGATTTGGATgctttaaaaaaaattttattaacaGAGAATATAAttgatgaagaaaatagTGCAATTAGAGAAAATGTGCTGGTGATAATAACTGGGGACGTTTTAGACCCAGCTTATGATGATATagaaattttatattttattgaaAACTATAATATAAAGGCAAAACCATTAAATTCGAAAATACAATTAATATTAGGTAATCATGAAGTTCAAAACATTTGTCTAAATTTTAGTGgcaataaaaaatatggagAAGAATATAAAGACAGAAATAAATTGTTTAAAAATGGTGAAGTAttgtataattatttattggACAAACCTTTTGTCATCAAAGTAaatgatattttattttcacATGCAAGTATACTTCCTTATTATGCTAAGCGTGGTattgattatataaatgatgaagGAAGGAgggaaataaaaaataattgtaCATTACTCAAATTTAAAAGTATAATTGGTGAAAGATTCTGTGTTGGTTGTCATAATGGACCTACATTTAATAGATACTTTTCTCGTGCTGCAGAAATGCCATTTAGAAGGGAAGTATGTAAATCTCTTTTTAAAACactaaatatattaagtGCCAAAAAATTGGTTAATGGACATTCTATTCAAAGAAATAGAAAAGTTAATGAGTACTGTAAAGGAGGTCTTATAATGGCTGATACAGGTATAAGTAAATGGAAATGTGGTGTTATTAATTATGTTCAATATTTTCAGGATGGATCATATAAagtaaattatataaatacggatatatag
- a CDS encoding IMP-specific 5'-nucleotidase, putative, with protein MKNLDINTFDNIEDIPLGSSEQDPYDFFTLSDRNVMNSDMKKNIVQWNSRYSYNQLKNKDSLIMFLVEIFRSLFVSNCIDKNIDNVLLSIEEMFIDHYYNPQHSRLKYLIDDVGIFFTKLPITKAFHTYNKKYRITKRLYAPPTFNEVRHILNLAQILSLEEGLDLLTFDADETLYPDGHDFNDEVLAGYISCLLKKMSIAIVTAASYNNDAEKYQKRLENLLKYFSKHNIKDGSYKNFYVMGGESNYLFKCNEDATLYSVPENEWRHYKKFVDYDTVQEILNISEKCLEKVIKDFGLCAQIQRKEKSIGLVPNKIPSLNIKNEQKNYMIKYEVLEEAVIRIKKEIIKNKITAPYCAFNGGQDLWVDVGNKAEGLLILQKLLKIQKKKCCHIGDQFLHSGNDFPTRFCSLTLWVSNPQETKACLKSIMHLNIKSFIPEVLYENQ; from the exons aTGAAGAATTTGGACATAAATACATTTGATAATATTGAGGATATTCCTTTAGGTTCTTCTGAACAAGACCcatatgatttttttactttatCAGATAGAAATG TTATGAATTCagatatgaaaaaaaatattgttcAGTGGAATAGTCGATATAGCTACAATCAATTAAAAAACAAAGACAGTTTGATCATGTTTCTTGTAGAAATATTTAGATCTCTTTTTGTATCCAATTGTATTGacaaaaatattgataatgttttattaaGCATAGAAGAAATGTTTATtgatcattattataatccACAACATAGTCGACTGAAATATTTGATAGATGATGTTG gaatattttttacaaaattaCCTATAACGAAGGCTTTTCacacatataataaaaaatatcgTATTACGAAAAGATTGTATGCTCCACCAACATTCAATGAAGTTAGGCATATACTTAATCTTGCTCAA ATTTTGTCCCTTGAAGAAGGTTTAGATTTATTAACATTTGATGCTGACGAAACATTATATCCGGATGGTCATGATTTTAATGATGAAGTTTTAGCTGGCTATATATCATGTTTATTGAAGAAAATGAGTATTGCCATAGTGACAGCAGCTT cTTACAACAATGATGCAGAAAAATACCAAAAACGATTAGAGAATttgttaaaatatttttcgAAGCATAATATTAAGGATGGATCATATAAAAACTTTTATGTTATGGGTGGTGAAAgtaattatttattcaa aTGTAACGAAGATGCTACCTTATATTCAGTACCTGAAAATGAGTGGAGACATTATAAAAAGTTTGTTGATTATGACACTGTTCaggaaatattaaatatatcgGAGAAATGTTTAGAAAAGGTTATAAAAGACTTTGGCTTATGTGCACAAATTcaaagaaaagaaaaatcaATTGGTTTGGTTCCTAATAAAATACCatctttaaatattaaaaatg AACAAAAGAATTACatgataaaatatgaagTACTAGAAGAAGCAGTTATTcgtataaaaaaagaaattataaaaaata AAATAACGGCACCTTATTGTGCATTTAATGGAGGACAGGATTTATGGGTAGACGTTGGTAATAAAGCGGAAGGgttattaatattacaaaagttattaaaaatacaaaaaaagaaatgttGCCATATCGGTGATCAGTTCTTACACTCAGGAAATGATTTTCCAACAAG ATTTTGTAGTTTAACATTATGGGTTAGCAACCCTCAAGAAACTAAAGCATGCTTAAAGAGTATAATGCATTTAAACATAAAATCATTTATTCCGGAAgttttatatgaaaatcaataa
- a CDS encoding eukaryotic translation initiation factor 3 subunit 8, putative: protein MQSKFWAKAIDEDSGDNVTESSESEVEEKKPIVSAQAERWAAIDSSSSEEEERVIKTYEGKRLHFYETTGNSLNENMDNNDFNLLLKDYENLYKFMIKESADCIPNFAIIYLDKLSKYVEKTFQNNVEKKNLSKNKAQTLNKLRAKIRKCSEFYQEKLNLYNENPDDFKDDRKKDMDDDEDDEDNEEEEEDEEQQQEQDDDNEDEKDQDDDEDAKGKKKKTVKQKKVKKESTKKEEKEDYDDDNDEEKEDEADDDGDDDGDDGDDDGDDGDDGDDSDDWSYSEDDNYASDEEDDKTKNAMSKWGLKTSTKVEKKKTVKQKKVKKESTKKEEKANRVVEDSQSAKNKGYAELLSTKNLTEDVIRERVKLVIEKRGRKGLDKHEHINILSKLCEIAKTISTQSYIEVLEHLINLEFDVVSSVYTYMSFNIWNKVFKYVELILDILIQNENFYLVSINIAEEITEETTNEKEKIIKSCKTLISFLAKLDDELLKALLYIDVQTEEYRKRLGKTIHMIGLLKKGYNYVKCLKNMPDLAIHISSRILEHMYYKPEILFKQIWTYLMNGKEMLSDSLNNSNNIASKEDGQGKKKKRIDNDLFDEKLINNDSINPPKIIEEYVYEIFEFGTKQQKVKALLQLSYNKSLYDEYLEAKELLNVANVHELAMNSDIQTQILYNRNLIQLGLCAFRHGKIYEAHCCLMEICSQNKHKELIAQGISNLKNQEKTLEQERAEKRRLLSYHMHISIELIECVNNICAMLLEVPNLAKNTYESKKDIISRQFRRFLDIYDKQIFNNPPENNKEIIILATKHLQKGNWKLCCEKIFSLSIWPKFPDKEKVQNILKEKIKQEAMRTYIFRYISIYESFSIDQLCVMFDLNQNVVHSILSKMMINQEIPAFWNESSKFILISKVNPTTLQNLALKLAENVNEVMEQNELALNMKNPKFMFMQERRTQMKEEKSNWTQKKGDQKYQKNYNQKKNAHYKKNYKDNNANKNYKKN from the exons ATGCAATCGAAATTTTGGGCCAAGGCAATTGATGAAGATAGTGGGGATAATGTAACAGAATCTTCAGAGAGTGAAGTTGAg GAAAAGAAGCCCATTGTCTCTGCACAGGCAGAAAGGTGGGCAGCCATAGATAGCAGCAGCTcagaagaagaagaaagaGTTATTAAAACATATGAAGGGAAAAGGCtacatttttatgaaaCTACAGGAAATAGTTTAAATGAGAATATggataataatgattttaatcttcttttaaaagattatgaaaatttatataaatttatgaTAAAAGAAAGCGCTGATTGTATCCCTAATTTTGCTATAATATACTTAGATAAATTATCTAAATATGTTGAAAAAACATTCCAGAATAatgtagaaaaaaaaaatttgagCAAGAATAAAGCACAAACCTTAAATAAATTGAGAGCCAAAATTAGAAAATGTAGTGAATTTTATcaagaaaaattaaacttatataatgaaaatcCTGACGACTTTAAAGATGACagaaaaaaagatatggatgatgatgaagatgatgaaGACAATGAAGAGGAGGAGGAAGACGAAGAACAACAACAAGAACaagatgatgataatgaagatgaaaaagatcaagatgatgatgaagatgcaaaagggaaaaagaaaaaaacagttaaacagaaaaaagtaaaaaaagaatctaccaaaaaagaagaaaaagaagattatgacgatgataatgatgaagaaaaagaagatgaAGCAGATGATGATGGTGATGATGATGGTGATGATGGTGATGATGATGGTGATGATGGTGATGATGGTGATGATAGTGACGATTGGTCTTATAGTGAAGATGATAATTATGCTTCTGATGAAGAAGAtgataaaacaaaaaatgCTATGAGTAAATGGGGTTTAAAAACTAGTACAAAAGtggaaaagaaaaaaacagttaaacagaaaaaagtaaaaaaagaatctaccaaaaaagaagaaaaagcTAATCGTGTTGTGGAAGATTCACAATCAGCTAAAAATAAAGGATATGCAGAATTATTAAGTACGAAGAATTTAACTGAAGATGTTATAAGGGAAAGAGTTAAATTAGTTATAGAGAAAAGAGGTAGAAAGGGATTAGATAAACATgaacatattaatatattatctaaaTTATGTGAAATAGCAAAAACAATTAGTACACAATCTTATATAGAAGTTTTAGAACATCTAATTAATTTAGAATTTGATGTAGTATCCAGTGTATATACCTATATgtcttttaatatatggaataaagtatttaaatatgtaGAACTTATtttagatatattaattcAAAATGAAAACTTTTATTTAGTATCAATAAACATAGCAGAAGAAATAACAGAAGAAACAActaatgaaaaagaaaaaattataaaatctTGTAAAACActtatatcatttttagCAAAATTAGATGatgaattattaaaagctttattatatatagatgTTCAAACAGAAGAATATCGAAAAAGATTAGGTAAAACAATACATATGATAggtttattaaaaaaaggatataattatgttaaatgtttaaaaaatatgcCTGATTTAGCTATTCACATATCCTCAAGAATTTTAGAGcatatgtattataaacctgaaatattatttaaacaAATATGGACTTACCTAATGAACGGAAAAGAAATGTTATCAGattcattaaataattcaaataatattgcATCAAAGGAAGATGGACAAggtaagaaaaaaaaaagaattgATAATGATTTGTTtgatgaaaaattaattaataatgatagtATTAATCCACCTAAAATTATTGAAGAATATgtatatgaaatatttgAATTTGGAACAAAGCAACAAAAGGTAAAAGCATTATTACAATTAtcttataataaaagtttATATGATGAATATTTGGAAGCcaaagaattattaaatgtaGCTAATGTACATGAATTAGCTATGAATTCAGATATACAAACgcaaatattatataatcgTAATTTAATACAATTAGGTTTATGTGCATTTAGACACGggaaaatatatgaagCTCATTGTTGCTTAATGGAAATTTGTTCacaaaataaacataaGGAATTAATAGCTCAAGGTATAtcaaatttaaaaaatcaaGAAAAAACCCTAGAACAAGAAAGAGCAGAAAAAAGACGATTATTATCATATCACATGCATATATCTATAGAATTAATAGAATgtgtaaataatatatgtgcCATGTTATTAGAAGTACCAAATTTAGcaaaaaatacatatgaatcaaaaaaagatattatatCACGACAATTTAGAAGATTTCtagatatatatgataaacaaatatttaACAACCCTCctgaaaataataaagaaattattatattagCAACAAAACATTTACAAAAGGGTAATTGGAAATTATGTtgtgaaaaaatatttagtTTATCAATCTGGCCAAAATTCCcagataaagaaaaagtacaaaatatacttaaggaaaaaattaaacaaGAAGCTATGagaacatatatattcagatatatatcaatatatgAATCATTCTCTATTGATCAATTATGTGTTATGTTTGATTTAAATCAAAATGTCGTACATTCTATACTAAGTAAAATGATGATTAATCAAGAAATACCAGCTTTCTGGAATGAAAGTAGTAAATTTATACTTATTAGTAAAGTTAATCCAACTACCTTACAAAATTTGGCTCTTAAGTTGGCTGAAAATGTAAATGAAGTAATGGAGCAAAACGAATTGGCCTTAAACATGAAAAACCCAAA ATTTATGTTCATGCAAGAGAGAAGAACACAAATGAAAGAGGAGAAATCAAACTGGACACAGAAGAAAGGAGATCaaaaatatcaaaaaaattataaccaaaagaaaaatgcacattataaaaaaaattacaaagataataatgcaaataaaaattacaaaaaaaattaa
- a CDS encoding hypothetical protein (conserved Plasmodium protein, unknown function~part of same gene as PRSY57_1205600A~gap found within coding sequence) yields RPINEKKLKNPNNYNKIKSTTHNAILKKKRKKTLNKSISINSFTKMNSSNNKIVKRTSIKNNTVDNYNNSTIKKIILKEQNVEDQGYIDLKTKRKLIYDALDEINQQTQQQNLNITENITEVGKKNEQNVSNVLKNTGAMLIEKITGKGNDNNEQDQFCEELKVLEKLKKLKELKRIEELKTLEEEEKKRLEELNSLKVEEEKKKKKNMEEMKKMEEMKKMEEMKKMEEMKKIELQRKKEEEKLLQYSRRQEQIRKLEKLKKKEELKLIEEMNKLEEQRKREEIKKMEEEKEREKLKKIEEQQKKEEMKKLEEQRKKEQIKLMEEMRKFEEQRKKVELKWLEEEKKKEELKKLEEQKKREERKKMEDKKREERKKMEEEKKREERKKMEEEKKREERKKMEEEKKREEQKKMEEEKKKEEMELLEYERIQEEIKFLEEMKEKEHIKYIEENNENTSEKDIFHNFLEKIYNVNPLSNYIKNNKESTQILKSDYEKKENEDKKYLIQKNNLSVEEIEKKEDNEDDDNYNNNNNNNKDDNVIGEEERKKNIFMTKISHMNHYDIFYQMEKQRIKNFKEKKNYYRNTPNNIGNKGLFKNAYNNNSHIIRNIINKKKEEEYENNKMSSEDEKNCDMSDVNIQSDDMANNTQNDDMGNDNTPNDDMANDNTPNDDMENDNTQSEDMSEDNTQNDDMANSNILTKERIEKIVIDMKAREEKKKKLSEMRNKNLKYNRVNKENILNIIEKKLDNKNSDKDEIDDLFDLEEEVEIFVTESEESFLKIDDKSPGNFKKTHIYRESPHMNGNNMNEYFKNKYESSNEDNKSYSNKSDRENDMYSSNNNNMSNHNNILYSNSNKLTSYSNILGNKNNNVYNQNSIISSHNIRSSDYKNIEDDDINIKPYNEYINSESVEELFNYIMKDIHMKNTYKRDKHSLPYNDYLSKDSAYIYFDFEKKKLDSQEKHSYDITMNSFYDIYKNIYHDGVEFDNNDNNNNNNNKYNNYNNYNLYEYKSSTNYKNDDPSTNYSFEKILKQKDNYHQRKSLMNDNNKNDDILSKVMNNLNGLNKKIKSIEINYNFEKQKKNLIHNNNDMYRNNINTYNKKNSYSFDTSSRNKYESHYSHYYVE; encoded by the coding sequence AAGACcaataaatgaaaaaaaattgaagaatccaaataattataataaaataaaatcaaCCACTCATAATGctatattaaaaaaaaaaagaaaaaaaactCTAAACAAATCAATCTCCATTAATAGTTTTACCAAAATGAATtcttcaaataataaaattgtaaaaagaacaagcataaaaaacaatactgttgataattataataatagtactataaagaaaattatacTTAAAGAACAAAATGTAGAGGATCAAGGATATATAGATTTAAAAACTAAGAGGAAATTAATTTACGACGCTTTGGATGAAATAAATCAACAAACACAACAACAAAATTTAAACATAACGGAAAATATTACGGAAGTTGGAAAAAAGAATGAGCAAAATGTGTCtaatgttttaaaaaacaCAGGAGCAATGctaatagaaaaaataacaGGAAAAggtaatgataataatgaacaAGATCAATTTTGTGAAGAACTAAAAGTGTTAGAAAAActgaaaaaattaaaagaattaaaaagaatagAAGAACTTAAAACCTTAGAAGAAGAGGAAAAAAAGCGCCTAGAAGAATTGAACTCGCTAAAGGttgaagaagaaaaaaaaaaaaaaaaaaatatggaggaaatgaaaaaaatggaagaaatgaaaaaaatggaagaaatgaaaaaaatggaagaaatgaaaaaaatcGAACTTCAAAGAAAGAAAGAggaagaaaaattattacaatataGTAGAAGACAAGAGCAAATTAGGAAATTGGAGAAACTcaaaaaaaaggaagaaTTAAAATTGATAGAAGAAATGAACAAGTTGGAAGAACAAAGAAAAAGagaagaaattaaaaaaatggaggaagaaaaagaaagagaaaaacttaaaaaaatagaagaacaacaaaaaaaggaagaaatgaaaaaacTGGAAGAgcaaagaaaaaaagaacagATCAAATTAATGGAGGAAATGAGAAAATTTGAAgaacaaagaaaaaaagtaGAATTGAAGTGGTTGGAggaggaaaaaaaaaaggaagaattgaaaaaattggaagagcaaaaaaaaagagaagagcgtaaaaaaatggaagataaaaaaagagaagaacgtaaaaaaatggaagaagaaaaaaaaagagaggaacgtaaaaaaatggaagaagaaaaaaaaagagaggaacgtaaaaaaatggaagaagaaaaaaaaagagaggaacaaaaaaaaatggaagaagaaaaaaaaaaagaagagaTGGAATTACTAGAGTATGAAAGAATTCAAGAAGAAATCAAATTTTTAGAAGAAATGAAAGAAAAGGAGcacataaaatatatagaagaaaataacGAAAATACAAGtgaaaaagatatattcCATAACtttttagaaaaaatatataatgttaatCCTTTATccaattatataaaaaataataaagaatcaactcaaattttaaaaagtgattatgagaaaaaagaaaatgagGATAAAAAGTATTTAATCCAAAAGAATAATTTATCAGTTGAAGAAATCGAAAAAAAGGAAGATAACgaagatgatgataattataataataataataataataataaagatgatAATGTGATTGGTGaagaagaaagaaaaaaaaatatatttatgacGAAAATTTCACATATGAATCATTATGATATATTCTACCAAATGGAAAAGcaaagaattaaaaattttaaagaaaaaaaaaattattatagaAATACACCAAATAATATAGGAAATAAAGGATTATTCAAAAATGCGtacaataataattcacACATAATTaggaatattataaataaaaaaaaggaagaagaatatgaaaataataaaatgtcGTCTGaggatgaaaaaaattgtgATATGTCAGATGTTAATATACAAAGTGATGATATGGCGAATAATACacaaaatgatgatatgGGGAATGATAATACACCAAATGATGATATGGCGAATGATAATACACCAAATGATGATATGGAGAATGATAATACACAAAGTGAGGATATGTCTGAGGATAATACacaaaatgatgatatgGCGAATTCTAATATACTGACCAAGGAAAGGATTGAAAAAATTGTAATAGATATGAAAGCAagagaagaaaaaaaaaaaaaattatcagAGATGAggaataaaaatttaaaatacaACCGTgtaaataaagaaaatatactcaatataatagaaaaaaagctagataataaaaattcaGACAAGGACGAAATTGATGATTTATTTGATTTAGAAGAAGAAGTTGAAATATTTGTAACTGAATCAGAAGaatcttttttaaaaattgaTGACAAAAGTCCAggaaattttaaaaaaacacACATATATAGAGAATCACCACATATGAACGGCaacaatatgaatgaatattttaaaaataaatatgagTCATCAAATGAAGACAATAAATCTTATAGTAATAAATCAGATAGGGAAAATGATATGTATTCTagtaacaataataatatgtctaatcataataatatattatatagtaatagtaataaattaactagttatagtaatatattaggtaataaaaataataacgtatataatcaaaataGTATAATATCAAGCCATAATATCAGATCGTCcgattataaaaatatagaagatgacgatataaatataaaaccgtataatgaatatataaatagcGAAAGCGTAGAAGAATTATTTAACTACATTATGAAAGATAtacatatgaaaaataCGTACAAAAGAGATAAACATTCATTACCTTATAATGATTATTTATCAAAAGATAGtgcatatatttattttgattttgaaaaaaaaaaattagataGTCAAGAAAAACATTCATATGATATAACTATGAATAGTTTTTAtgacatatataaaaatatatatcatgaTGGTGTTGAATTcgataataatgataataataataataataataataaatataataattataataattataatttatatgaatataaaagttCAACGAActataaaaatgatgatcCAAGTACTAATTATtcttttgaaaaaatattgaaacAAAAGGATAATTATCATCAAAGAAAAAGTTTAATGAACgataacaataaaaatgatgatatattatcaaaagtaatgaataatttaaatggacttaacaaaaaaattaaatcaatagaaataaattataactttgaaaagcaaaaaaaaaatttaatacataataataatgatatgtataggaataatataaatacatataataaaaaaaattcatattcTTTTGATACTAGTAgtagaaataaatatgaaagTCATTACTCTCACTATTATGTTGAATAA